Genomic DNA from Hordeum vulgare subsp. vulgare chromosome 2H, MorexV3_pseudomolecules_assembly, whole genome shotgun sequence:
TAGGAGAacggatgtcgtcgtcgtcgtatatTATTTGTTCATGCTATCTGCTTCTTCTGTTCCTCGTCGAAGAACCTCGTTAGGTGCTGGCAATACCATGGGCATTCTTGTTATTAAAGCTGTGTGGCCTTGTTCTTGGTTTTCTCGGATTCTAATCATCACAATTTGGATTAGAGCATCTGCACCCATACTCCCCCGAACCCCTCTTATACGTCCGGACGAACGGCTGAGTCGCAGCTCTTTATACCCGTCTTAAATGTTTGGACTAACCGGCATTCTGGATATTAAGTTAAAATTTAAGCGCATATGGCAGGCTTGGACGCGTCCATCATATTGTTTTCATCGTAAATTGCATTAGATCCATCCGTGACCTATCGAACTAGCAATTTTCCTCTCCTCTTCAATGCACCCCTCGCTCCGCTGCCACCCTTTGTGTCGTTGTGCCAAAACCTCAACTTTGTTAACACCGGCACAACACCCCTCCCCTCCACTCTCATTGTCGCGGACACTCTCGCTGGCTGACCACTGCCGCGGTATGTCCGGCTCCTCTGGGACTTCATCTTGCCCTCGATGTGTTTGACACATCGTTTGACCAATCTCTTGTGGTCGTTTTGCAGGCAAGACAATGGACTCAGATGGTTCGTCGGATGAGGAAAAGAAAGGATGCACGATCGCGGTCGACATCATCACATTAAGGTGGCCACGACGCCATGGATGTGAAAGAGGACACATTGGTAACAAGAAAGCGACAACACCAACGTCGGGAGGGAGAAACAAAAGATGCAATACCACAATTGACATATTTTCATCAAATTGTGGATGCCGCGAGGCCATGGAGGTGGAAGAGAAGGACACACCCGTAACAAGGGACGGTGCCGACGTGGACAGTGAAAAAACGAAGGGTGCAAGACTGCGATCCAGAGAGAAAGAGGGGAGCTAGAAGACTACGCAAGCGTTCATGCACTAAGGCTAAGGGACGAACGCTCACTCTTAGTCCTGTTCAATGAAAAAAAAAACACAAAGAAGCAGGGAACGATGTACGCAGGAGTAAAATGCATGCGGGGAAATTTGCGGTGTGGAGTGAGGCAGAGAAACCGCCGTCGTGGCGCAAAATCCGACCGGTGAGCGAAGCGAACCCCATTTGAACCGGCGGGAGGCCACCGCTGCGGGCGCAACGAGGCCACCTCGCCCACCACCACACGCAAACGCAGGCACCGTCGCGCGCGAGGGATCGATCGACCCGACCCGACCGGCGTCGATGGCGAGCTCCCTGGCCCGCCTGGGGGCGGCGCTGCCCCGCGCGCGcccgctcgccgccgccgcggcgCGGATCCCGCCGCGGGGAGCGCGATGGGACCCCGCCGGCCCACGCCCCGCTCCGCTGTACGGTGAGCGAGCCTGCCTCCCGCTCCCCCGCTTCGCTGCATCGATTCGAGTCGGGAATCGCATTTCCCAGACCGAAACATCATGCTGTTGCGTCTGAACTTCGAATCGAACTGCAGCTCGCAGATGTCAGGCTCACTCGGACGTGAAGGCGCCCCCTGCATCGGAGGCCAAGGATGCGGGGAGCTCGGCCCAGGGCTGGAGGATCAAGATGCTCTACGATGGTGAATGCCCGCTCTGTATGCGTGAGGTGTGTCGCACGCATCATACACCCATGGATTTATATTATGGACTATTCAGCAATTGCATGTTCAGAGTGCGCTCAAACCTAGTACGAAGCAGCTTAGCAAGGACACATATTTGTGCATGTTCGACCACTGCCATAACTGAATGTTGGAATTGCCGACTGTATGATAGGCCATATGAATCCATGAGAATGAACTAATGCTGCTGAGCCTGCAAGCTGATTTCGCCTTGGCTCACTTACTGAAACAGAATATCCTGTGTCTGTTTCATCATATCCTAGGGCACTTCTCAACTGTCTATTTTTTTAAAGTATAATGTAGTGATATGTTGTTTCTATCATTAATTTTCCATTCCATTGTATTGAATCCCTTTTTCAGTTTAGATTATTTGATGCTCAATCAACTGCAGAGAATGTTTTGCCACGATACATAAATCTCATTACTTCCTGGATTCTGAACCATCTGATCATGTGGATGCACTTTGTTGATTTGAATTAGTCCCAACAACATGGGTGTTTCCTATGGATTCATGTTTACCAGTAAAGTTTTACTGTCATCATCATGTACTACTCATGTCATGCTTAGTTTGTTCCCTTGGAATTTCTCATCGGCATAAAATTGTCTTTAGGAAACACTTAGTTTTTACTCCAGAGTTCTCAGCCATGAACGTGAGTTTCTAATACTTTAGGACCCTGTCGCATGGGTTAGACATGCTACAAACTCTATCTGCATCACCATCTTATGAATAATGAATTCTTTGACTCGCAATCATTTAATTGtgaatttattttcttcactaaCACTGTCGGCGAATAGAACAGTTCAGGCTTACTGATGAGATCTAGAAGCTAAGTTTGCCCTTACCAACTCTTGTGTTTTGACAGGTAAACATGTTGAGGGAAAGGAACAAATCCTATGGAGCTATAAATTTTGTCGACATCAGCTCGAAAGATTACTCTCCGAAGGACAACCATGGTCTTGATTATGAAACTGTGCGTATTACCTTTTAGTACAGATTCTCATTTTGGTTTATTAGTTTCAGACTCGGTTATCTGGAAAGATTGAAGTTGGTCATGTACACGATTTATTACCTCAGTGTGCAAATTTTAGTCTGTTGGAATTCTTAAAGAGTATAAAAGATACCAGTTTGCTATTGTAGTGATACACACCCAGGAAAATGAATATCTATTTTCCACCCTTGTGAACTTAATTTTGGATATTCCAATGGCAGCCGTTTTTATATTCACAGTTCTTAGTAACTCCCAACTACTTATGTTTATAGTTAAAAGTTGATGGCAGTGCTATAGAACAGTATGCAATCATTTTATCTTTTAGACTGAAAGCCTATCTTTTCTCTCTCTAAATAAACTTATTTTCTGTTTCCAGGCCATGGGGAGGATACATGCCATTCTCTCAGATGGAACTATAGTCACAGATGTTGAGGTATGACCGTATGAAAATTCAGTGATTCACATTCTCCCCTACTGAACCTTTTCTTTTCGAAAAACAGAAGTTACCAAGTTACTATAGATAATATAATAACTTGGACATATTTGGAAGCTAATGAAAGGCATGAGTTAGACATGGAAGTGATGGAAGTAGTGAATGATATATAATGTCTCACTATTACAAGAGCATCCACATCCCTTGGTAGCAAGGAGAAGCTAAAATCCTCAAAGGGATGGTTGGTCCAAGACACAGAACAGAGATATTAGTACTGCGATGCAAGACTAGTATTACACGCAGAGCTTATTATCATCACATTATTATAGTAACTGTTTTAACCATGTGGTattatcatatactccctccgtaaactaatataagagtgtttagatcactaaaatagtgatttaaatgctcttatattagtttacagaaggAGTATTAAAGAAGCATCTACCAGTCTGTGGAGTTAGTTTGAGCCTACAGTATAACCGCTCCATACTAGTGCGGTATTGCCAACTGCCAAGCTGACAAAGGTTGTAATACCAAGAGAAGTAGGATGACCTTAGCAACATATGCAGAATTCATATACATTTTGTGTGTGCAATGGCTatttactccctctgtacctaaataattgtagttgtggAGAACCAGACTAAATAATTGTAAGTAGTAACTAAAGTTACAATTGCAGGCATTTAGAAGGCTTTATGAGGAAGTTGGACTCGGATGGGTTTATGCAGTTACTAAGTATGAGCCTGTAAGTGCACATTTCCAGAGCAAATCCAAGTATAAAAAAAACTTGTTTCTAcgcacacaaaaaaaaacttgtTTCGTTCATTTCAGTGAGCTGTCGTTCAGCTGCACACTTCCTACTTGATGGAACATTCGCCGTATTAAACTTTTTTAGATGGAATGCTAAATCAAATTGAAGAACTGAGGAATCTAATTTTTTGCTCTTATGTGATTAACTTCAATTTTAATTTATTCTGCTACTTGTAATCCCTTCCTTTATCCTACTCTGATACCTTGCAGGTGGCTACCATAGCAAATGCAGTATATGGTGTATGGGCCAAATACCGTATGGAAGTTACAGGTTTGGCTACTAATAGTTTGCCATATCGACAACTCTAACTGTGTTGTTGCTCCATTTATTTTTGTAGTCGGATTAAAATCATTTTAACGATATGCACATTAATGAAGTATACTGGATGGTTTGAATGATCTGCCCACTTTTGTCGCTATGACAGGTCGACCTCCCCTGGAGGAAATCTTTGCAGCCCGAAGACAAGCGGTTAGTTGGCTTTATCTCCTCTTCTTGGAACTTCATATATGACCATAAATAACTTGAGCTTGGGGACCCTTCTTTTCCTTTGGCAGGGCGAATGTAAAGATGATAAAGCATGCAAGATGTGAGCAGTGCTCTGCACGTCTTCACTTCTACATACTGTTAGATAGGCACACATACATATACAGTTAGTCTTATATTTGAAGGGTTGCGAGATTGACGACAGAGACGATGATGTTTTCTGTGCTGGGTAGCGAATAATTCCATAATCTTGCACGGATTCTATGGGCAAGATACACAAGTTTAAGAAGTTGATTCCGGGGTGCTGTCTTCAGTTCTGCATTGAGCTCGCCTGTTGTAGCATATCCTTCAGTGTTCACCTTCTCTGTTCTACTATATATGACCAGACTTGTTCTTTTCTGCAGTAAGATATTACAATACCATGTATGGGAAAGTAGAGTCTCTTTTGCTATGCACATATTTGTGGATGGAAATATATTTATAGTTCTCACAGAGTTAGTTTGGCAGCACAGTAATCTGAAACCCGAGTCCCAATCTAAAAACCACAGTTTTTCTCAGTTTAGTTTAGGAAAAAAAGGCTGAGAGCTTCGTACGGATCTGGTTAATCTGCATTACTGAGCAGCGGGTTATCTTTTTTACACCGGTTATTGTGAAAAAGAATTGGGTCCTTGGAACAGAGATTTTTAGAAGATAAGAATAACGACTACTgaaatcatgaagaaaatgaaagcAGTTTCTGTTAACAAGGTCTAACTTCTACCTATAAATCCCAAGCTCCCTGGAATTTGAGGGTCGTTGTGCATCGAGGTGTTGTTTCGCTGATTAGTTTTTAATGGCGTCTACATCTGCAAACTAAACCACACACACCCAGCAGCAGCTAACAACCGAAACAAAATGTGTCGGCACAGTAAAAGGCCAACCACCCCCAAAACAATTCCAGGAAAAACCGAAGCAAAACGGCCATCCCAGAACTACAAGTTTCTTTTACGGGGTAAAAAAGAACAACAAGTTAAGGGGTCGCTTGGAATCGGTGTATTCTAATACACCCGTATTAATTTTACAACTGTATTTTACTGGTCATGTATGATTTTCAGTAGAAAATAAAAACAGCGGATTATGGTCTGTATATTTTACACGTGTAACAGGTTTGAAAACGACAATCCAATCACTGcctaaagggaaacaaaaatgctGACCCAATGTAGAAGTACGTGCGTCTACTTTTGATAGAAATCCAATGAAATTGTAGTCTAGCAATGCAATGGACAAATTTTGGTGGCATCATTCATTCAATCAaagaataatacattttgatgctaAGAGTACAATATAATACACATGTCTAGGAAAAAAAAGTGTTTGCCACTAGTTTTATGCGTACTAGTGTGATTATGTGCGTCTCAGTAAACCATAGTATTATTCACTAGAGGGTAACACCTAATGTGCGCTTTGCCGTGTTGTTCTTTGGTTTGGAATTAATTCTATTTTTATCCCAAGGGTTATTATGATAATTCACATTTCGTGCATATCACGGTGACGGTGCTATTGGGTTGACCATGTAGTCCGATCCTTTCGGTTTTGGAAAGGTTTCGTCCATTTTTAGGTTTTCTTTTGTCTCTACCGTTTTCTTACatgttttattttcctttttgtttttttttacttgttttctattttgcctttttttcgttcaCTAATATTTTAAATTTCATGAATAGTATTTTGAAATTCAGGAAAATAATTTACACTCTTGAACATTTTCAAAATTCATCAAtgttttttcaaaattgtgaTATTTTTAAAATATATGAATATTGTTTTATATTCGTGAAGAATTTTTAAAATTCGTGACCATTTAACAAGATCAAGAAAAAAAACTTGTGAGCATCTTTTAGATTATAAATAATTTTACAATCTGTGAACATTTTTGgaagttcaaaaaaatatgaatgttcttaatttttttatttttttttaaattcacaAATGTTTTTTTTCTGATTAAATATTTAACAGAATGTCGGTTCTTATGTTGTCAGGCAGGACCCATGACCGCACTAGACCTTACATGCAGGGTCCACTTCAAGGAAAAACTTTGTAGATCTCCTAGGCATTTATTCATTGGGAGCTTACTATTTGTTTTTCATATTTGTAAAGAAGTTTTAAATCGATAAAGATTATTTAAATTTGTGaatgtttttttttgaaaactttgaaagtTTTAAATCGAACATCTTTGAAAGTTCAGAAAAAAATTCCAAATGTTTTATTTTTTTGAGAAATATATTAATAGAAAGTCAGCTCCGATACTGTCATGCATCACTCATGACCCAACCGAGCCACCGAGCCCCAATGAACAACACCGAACAGCCACCGCGGACTCCAAGCTAGTCGCACCACCACTAGTGTTGGTGTCAAAAtcggctgatctcgagtagggggtccgaactatggatcttgggtcgatgggtaacaagaaacgaacgagacgatgtttacccaggttcagaccCTCTTGATAGAGATAAAACCCTACTTCATTCTTTTGTTGTATTGATAAAGTAGAACagagtatagagttgatctacctcgagatcgactattgtggtctaaacccccaatcgtaatgagcttaataTATCCCACGAACTATGCGCcattggtttatatagatactaggAATGTTAGGGTTACACAAAGAAAGGAATATGCCGATTACCACGTCGCCTTGGATTGCATGTCAAGTCTTTGGAAGAGCCCATCTTGATTTTAGTATCACCTATGATGATCGAACGACCCAGGAGTCCGACCCACGGAAATAGATAAGCGGTCCGAGgatcccttagtcccggactccctcaaccACCACGACCACCGTTGGTCCCTCCGGCGGATCCTTGTTCCAAAAATGATACAATGCGCCACTATCATCCAATCCGAGAGAGCACACATCCGAGGTTTCCCTCGAAATAGGAGATGGTAAGGGACAAGAGCACAACGCCACGACATCGCCTTCAAGAACGCATCGGCGCCCTAGGACGCCGTCGCTATCTGTTCCGACCATAGTTAGAGACTGACTTTCACCTGTCATCGTCTACCACTCCATAGACCAAACCAGCTGGCCCTACCAATAGTCGCGTGACAGAACCATCGCCACCAGCCGCGCATGCCTTCTTCCACACACAGCCGTCCCCTCGAGATGAGTTGCCACCATGTCACCGAGCATTAGCCACCATACCACCGAGATGTTGGTTGGGAATGACCAAGCCAGCTGGGACGCATATCTGGCGACTCACGGGCTAGACACTCTCCACCGTCGGAACCTCCAGAGGGCGAGCACCAGTTCGAGCAGTAGCCGCGCCGCACTCCCGATCCAAACAGTCCGCGGGGCTGAGCAGCCATGCAGCAGAGGAACCACAGTCACGCCACACGAGGAGGCAAGCATGACAGACCACCTCCATCCTCCATACCACAGAGCACCAGCTGCACGTGCGTGGGAGCGCCGCGCCGGCCGCCACATCACAAGCCCGTCGCTCGTGTAGGAGCTGCTCCGGGACACCAAATCCCCACCATCGTCGGATCCGCGTGGGCTTTGCCCGGCGGAGGCCATTAGACGACAATGAGGGGAGGGGAAGTAGGAGGTAGGCCTTGCTGTGGCCGCGGGAGCGCCGTCGCCAGAGTCGCCCTGGGGAGGATGACGCGGGGGCCGGTGAATCATTTTTCGGTCGTTCGTTCACTTATTAGGACAAGAATCCTATAATCCTATACGTTGTTGTTGGCAAAATGAatgtttttttctgaaaaaaaaggaGAGCTTCTCACTAAACAAGAGTTAATTGAAGAAAACGGGAGATGATTTGTGGCACACAGGTCTCAAGGCACCGAGTGCCTCTATTTCTGACTTCTGATTTGTAAGCTTTATATCTTTTGAACGATaaactcaaattaaattttgttttcaTATTCATCTTTCTCATGACGAGGCCTTTCGAATAAGATCCATTTTTAAATACGGTTTGAAGAATTCTGAATATAAATATTAACTGTCAAATCTCAAAACTTACTATGATCTACCGGTAAATCATGATTTTTGTGCGTATGACCAACAAAAAAAAGTCTTCAAATTTCATCTATGAAACTTGATAAGAGTGGGCAAGAAAATCACAAGTTTCAGGTAAAAATTAAGAAATGGCTTGAAAGGTACATGCCCTTACGAATTTCCGTGCAGAAAACCACCAAATAGTTTTTGTTTTGCTAAAAACACCATGTTTATGGGAAAGGACCTACTTCCTCCTTTTCGGTTTAAATGGCTcctttttttaaaatattcattATATTAGGCTCACTTTGAGTCCAATTAATTTAAAGTGCTTTGACTCACATGCTATATTTTATTCATAGAGATAATAGAAAAAAATTTAATGGTCATGCATGCATCTATTTTTAAATGCACTATGCAAGTCCAATGAAAGGGAGGCTGTTACATTTATTACTTCGGAAATCTAATATGTGCAAAATATTTCGTTGGTCAGTTAAAATTAATATCATCCATTTATAATTCATCTTAATTGATGACATTTTAAATTTGAGCCATGTAAACCGGAAGAGAGGCAGTAGCAAGTACTAGCACTTATCACTCGTTTGTACCATTTTGATGACTTTTCCAATAGAACGGGCCCACTGAACAGGTGATGTGGCACGTGCCGTTCAAcctaagtaaatataataatccgAAGTTGTGAACATTCATTCAAGTGACGAGACGGAAATGATTTATTGTTCTTCATTGATAACAGGTAACTGAAGCATGCATGGATGGAGAGACAGCAATGTTTTTTAAATGCCCTAAACACCGTTTCTAACATTTTATTTCACCTTCATTCGCTTCACGATCTCCCGTGATATTGGCGCTGATCTACGAGGAGATGTCAGTCACGGTGGTGCTCGGCGCCATCGTCCTCGTCGGAGCTGATAGAGAGCATGTCGAGCGCGGTGCGTCCTTTGCCGAACTCGAGGTCGGCGCCATGGTTGGCGAAGGCCTCCTTGCGCACGACGATGGACTCCGACCAGGTGAGGGCGCGGTAGACGGGCTTGCCGCCGCCCACGACTTCCTTGAGCGGCGCCACCTTGACGTCGGCGGGTGGGATGAGGAAGTAGGCGACCGAAATGCGCTCCCTCTCACGGTTGACGACAACGCGGTGGTACACGCTGCGGAAGCGGCCGTTGGTGAGGA
This window encodes:
- the LOC123428305 gene encoding uncharacterized protein At5g50100, chloroplastic, which codes for MASSLARLGAALPRARPLAAAAARIPPRGARWDPAGPRPAPLYARRCQAHSDVKAPPASEAKDAGSSAQGWRIKMLYDGECPLCMREVNMLRERNKSYGAINFVDISSKDYSPKDNHGLDYETAMGRIHAILSDGTIVTDVEAFRRLYEEVGLGWVYAVTKYEPVATIANAVYGVWAKYRMEVTGRPPLEEIFAARRQAGECKDDKACKM